A genomic segment from Pseudostreptobacillus hongkongensis encodes:
- a CDS encoding YadA-like family protein encodes MNKKKILLILGLIIIGTSIKASPTADELNDKINALQQQIDVLKRKNANAYYVKIKGDVYDTAVNTPNDTADIGDVGVDGGLTLLQSGIAIGPRATVKNAPNEPTIGGQRDATNGIAVGVRAQVFGAKDGLAIGTGAKVDTGAQGSIAIGTGTEVSRKLDERNIQNLARWSVAIGTKNVKSHAENGIAIGSADILAEDVGSVAIGSNEIKATQRAGVAIGSAKISSTSMSSVAIGSSGISSTGHTSVAIGSWVVSSTASTSVALGSSYIEATDEYALAVGSEKVKSKKNKSVAIGAYKIESEADNSVAIGSNEVYSKAEKAIAFGNNVEVNDKNSIAIGSSLISRGLNAITIGNNSKVSKNDTIAIGSNTIASGINGITIGNNSKVLKDDNVALGSDSLANKESKILGYNPYEMFNKDVSKGDQNKFITDKAMDYNRIDAEITQLETEKVNLQTELAAIEKQMETTHDDTEYNKLMRQQSLKKWYIGEKEKEISTKIKERNDLYLPWMSTSGAVSVGNVEKGITRQITNVSAGTLLTDAVNVAQLRNITLNVRTTKDGDIHKIKLSESTLNLIGENGITTRVDDKGNIMIGMANGTTPQPTPTPQPTPTPQPAPQPTPTPQPAPTPDNTIGIGKVEKDNSNTVTGGTVYNAINPIIEKVNTIGTGKVTVGNNNTVTGDTVAKAINSIDRVKFTSNSEYITVDKVETTDNNGVKTVDYKLKFDDSKLGNVSKSADAGIASAIAMANLPQINNSTGHRFNIASAIGIHKGETSIALGLSGINHRGTLVYRASGTLNTKGNVSFGLGIGYQFDKNTRDNDTERNDINELKNKLENLSRENSEYKNSINQLLKRLEALEKNK; translated from the coding sequence ATGAATAAGAAAAAGATTTTATTAATACTAGGTTTAATAATTATTGGAACAAGTATTAAAGCTTCTCCGACAGCCGATGAACTAAATGATAAGATAAATGCATTACAACAACAAATAGATGTATTAAAAAGAAAAAATGCTAATGCTTATTATGTTAAGATTAAAGGTGATGTATATGATACTGCTGTAAATACACCTAATGATACTGCAGATATAGGAGATGTTGGAGTAGATGGAGGATTAACACTATTACAAAGTGGTATTGCCATAGGACCAAGAGCAACAGTAAAAAATGCACCTAATGAACCTACAATAGGAGGGCAAAGAGATGCTACAAATGGAATAGCTGTTGGAGTTAGAGCACAAGTATTTGGAGCTAAAGATGGATTAGCTATAGGGACAGGAGCAAAAGTTGATACTGGAGCACAAGGTTCAATAGCAATAGGAACAGGGACAGAGGTTAGTAGAAAATTAGATGAAAGAAATATCCAAAATTTAGCTAGATGGTCAGTAGCTATAGGGACAAAGAATGTAAAATCACATGCTGAAAATGGAATAGCTATAGGGTCAGCAGATATACTAGCTGAAGATGTTGGTAGTGTAGCGATAGGTTCAAATGAAATAAAAGCAACACAACGTGCAGGTGTGGCTATAGGATCTGCAAAAATAAGTTCTACAAGTATGAGTTCAGTAGCAATAGGGTCATCTGGTATATCTTCAACAGGACATACAAGTGTGGCGATAGGGTCTTGGGTAGTTAGTTCTACGGCGAGTACCAGTGTTGCATTGGGGTCATCATATATAGAGGCAACTGATGAATATGCTCTTGCGGTAGGGTCAGAAAAGGTAAAATCTAAAAAGAATAAAAGTGTGGCAATAGGAGCATATAAAATAGAATCGGAAGCAGATAATTCTGTGGCAATAGGTTCAAACGAAGTATATTCAAAAGCAGAAAAAGCTATTGCTTTTGGTAATAATGTAGAAGTTAATGATAAAAATTCTATTGCGATAGGTTCAAGTTTAATATCACGTGGATTAAATGCGATAACTATTGGTAATAATTCAAAAGTTTCAAAAAATGATACAATAGCAATAGGGTCAAACACAATAGCATCTGGTATAAATGGTATTACTATAGGTAATAATTCTAAAGTATTAAAAGATGATAATGTGGCACTAGGGAGTGATTCTCTAGCTAATAAAGAAAGTAAAATATTAGGGTATAATCCTTATGAAATGTTTAATAAAGATGTTAGTAAGGGTGACCAAAATAAATTTATTACAGATAAAGCAATGGATTATAATAGAATAGATGCAGAAATTACACAACTTGAAACTGAAAAAGTAAATTTACAAACTGAACTTGCTGCAATAGAAAAACAAATGGAAACTACACATGATGATACGGAATATAATAAATTAATGAGACAACAAAGTTTGAAAAAATGGTATATAGGAGAAAAAGAGAAAGAAATTTCAACAAAAATAAAAGAAAGAAATGATTTATATCTACCTTGGATGTCAACATCAGGAGCAGTGTCAGTTGGTAATGTAGAAAAAGGTATAACAAGACAAATAACAAATGTATCGGCAGGAACTTTACTAACAGATGCCGTAAATGTAGCACAACTTAGAAATATTACATTAAATGTTAGAACGACAAAAGATGGAGATATACATAAAATAAAATTGTCTGAAAGTACTCTTAACTTAATTGGAGAAAATGGTATAACAACTAGAGTTGATGATAAAGGTAATATAATGATAGGAATGGCTAATGGAACAACACCACAACCAACTCCAACACCACAACCAACTCCAACACCACAACCAGCCCCACAACCAACTCCAACACCACAACCAGCACCAACTCCAGATAACACTATAGGAATAGGTAAAGTTGAAAAAGATAATTCTAATACTGTAACAGGTGGAACAGTATACAATGCTATAAATCCTATAATAGAAAAAGTTAATACTATAGGAACAGGTAAAGTAACAGTTGGAAATAACAATACTGTAACAGGAGATACAGTAGCTAAAGCTATAAATAGTATTGATAGAGTTAAATTTACTTCAAATTCAGAATACATAACAGTAGATAAAGTTGAAACTACTGATAATAATGGAGTTAAAACAGTTGATTATAAGTTAAAATTTGATGATTCTAAATTAGGTAATGTTAGTAAATCAGCAGATGCTGGAATAGCAAGTGCAATAGCAATGGCAAATTTACCACAAATAAATAATTCAACAGGACATAGATTTAATATAGCGAGTGCTATTGGTATACATAAAGGAGAAACAAGTATAGCGCTAGGTTTAAGTGGAATAAATCATAGAGGAACATTAGTATATAGAGCAAGTGGAACACTAAATACTAAAGGTAATGTATCATTTGGACTAGGTATAGGTTACCAATTTGATAAGAATACAAGAGATAATGATACTGAAAGAAATGATATAAATGAACTTAAAAATAAATTAGAAAATTTATCACGTGAAAATTCTGAATATAAAAATAGTATCAATCAATTGTTAAAGAGATTAGAAGCTTTAGAAAAAAATAAATAA
- a CDS encoding YadA-like family protein — protein sequence MKRKVKMTTALLVAFLISGSLSFASSNASDTGPADVVEDNLTDLYLEPGTYTPDEEGNINMTLIHRQGGNGEDMPDDYKYNMPKEEYDKLSDHDKEVLEKRRVIIKNVVNKDKMTGDVTSTTLTITNGDNRLFGDSNLTVELKEDTVDTVHLKENAVTESKLATDSVTEGKIKDNAVTSSKLATDSVTTAKILDKNVTTEKLADGAVTTEKLGASSVTEEKIQDGAISKDKLNTALKNEIDGKVNLNGENIDAESKKKLTVKLTEGADVLTTPTNTIVTDTIVKSGLDKKVDIESVKGNITSKTLIIKNGEKRLIGDSDLEIEIKESSITKEKLSQPLKTKIDEIDNKADTNATNISIPNYVRALSRGASIENPNEMLVKDSEVKKYLDLNYYTKLEVDRISSKSDVALSGVANAVAMANLPQVSSYNDYRHMVSASYGNYAGQSAISVGLSGLTENNRVTYKLSGALNTKGELALGLGIGVMIGKAKTPTVEMPTSIKDKLAKSENERKEMQQKLLEQSNQINDLYNIIKELKQELKKR from the coding sequence TTGAAAAGAAAAGTTAAAATGACAACTGCTTTGTTAGTTGCATTTTTGATTAGTGGGAGTTTGAGTTTTGCAAGTTCTAATGCTAGTGATACAGGTCCAGCTGATGTAGTTGAAGATAATCTTACTGATCTTTATTTAGAACCAGGAACATATACTCCAGATGAAGAAGGAAATATTAATATGACACTTATACATAGGCAAGGTGGTAATGGAGAAGATATGCCTGATGACTATAAGTATAATATGCCTAAAGAAGAATATGATAAGTTAAGTGATCATGATAAAGAAGTATTAGAAAAAAGAAGAGTTATAATAAAAAATGTTGTTAATAAGGATAAAATGACAGGAGATGTAACATCTACTACATTAACAATTACAAATGGAGATAATAGATTATTTGGAGATTCTAATTTAACAGTAGAACTTAAAGAAGATACAGTAGATACAGTACATTTAAAAGAAAATGCAGTAACAGAAAGTAAGTTAGCAACAGATTCAGTTACTGAAGGTAAAATTAAAGATAATGCAGTTACAAGTTCTAAATTAGCAACAGATTCAGTAACAACAGCTAAGATATTAGATAAAAATGTTACAACAGAAAAACTTGCAGATGGAGCAGTAACAACAGAAAAATTAGGAGCAAGTTCAGTAACTGAAGAAAAAATTCAAGATGGAGCAATTTCAAAAGATAAATTAAATACTGCTTTAAAAAATGAAATAGATGGAAAAGTTAATTTAAATGGAGAAAATATTGATGCAGAATCTAAAAAGAAATTAACAGTTAAATTAACAGAAGGAGCAGATGTATTAACAACACCAACAAATACAATAGTTACAGATACAATAGTAAAATCAGGACTAGATAAAAAGGTAGATATAGAATCTGTAAAAGGAAATATTACTTCTAAAACATTAATAATTAAAAATGGCGAAAAGAGATTAATTGGTGATTCTGATTTAGAAATAGAAATTAAAGAAAGTTCTATTACAAAAGAAAAATTATCTCAACCTTTAAAAACTAAGATTGATGAAATAGATAATAAAGCAGATACTAATGCTACAAATATATCAATACCTAACTATGTAAGAGCATTAAGTCGTGGAGCTAGTATTGAAAATCCTAATGAAATGTTAGTTAAAGATAGTGAAGTTAAAAAATATCTAGATTTAAATTACTATACAAAGCTAGAAGTTGATCGTATTAGTTCTAAATCAGATGTTGCACTTAGTGGAGTAGCTAATGCTGTTGCAATGGCAAATTTACCACAAGTATCAAGCTATAATGATTATAGACATATGGTTTCAGCATCTTATGGTAATTATGCAGGTCAAAGTGCTATATCAGTTGGTTTAAGTGGATTAACAGAAAATAATAGAGTGACATATAAATTATCTGGTGCACTTAATACTAAAGGGGAATTAGCACTAGGATTAGGTATAGGAGTAATGATAGGCAAAGCTAAAACACCAACGGTTGAAATGCCTACATCAATAAAAGATAAACTTGCAAAATCTGAAAATGAGAGAAAAGAAATGCAACAAAAATTATTAGAACAATCAAATCAAATAAACGATTTGTATAATATAATAAAAGAATTAAAACAAGAATTGAAAAAAAGATAA
- the acpP gene encoding acyl carrier protein, which yields MLEGLKEIILEQLDVDSNEITLDANIVEDLGADSLDIIEIATALEEKYGITIEKEEMKNIVKVGDLINLIENRRTK from the coding sequence ATGTTAGAAGGATTAAAAGAGATAATATTAGAACAATTAGATGTTGATTCAAATGAAATAACATTAGATGCAAATATAGTAGAAGATTTAGGAGCAGATTCTTTAGATATTATTGAAATTGCTACAGCTTTAGAAGAAAAATATGGAATAACTATAGAAAAAGAAGAGATGAAAAATATTGTTAAAGTAGGAGATTTAATAAATTTAATAGAAAATAGGAGAACAAAGTAA